One Nocardia iowensis DNA window includes the following coding sequences:
- a CDS encoding GGDEF domain-containing protein, whose product MSERSERSMNGYLQLLRDWWRDGVDYRWVVDALASRSALGVVKFAIGLCGLATPFISLLTVTSSAGPESVLGRTVLWCIVAMAAVWVVRWWSLPWPSRVESLTLIAIGDVCITVVCVLSPGYVVRSVGMMLLLIVGIYVSAFHSPQVLAAHTAWSLVSAVVLAVPLFGVGDTASAAIMILGMVAATVVPPGLQFCYWVLRTDMLSDPLTTLLSRRGFEYHSAMLVGCSAADPVCVMMVDLDRFKVVNDTFGHHAGDKVLVRTAQRLQHSAPAGSIVSRLGGEEFAIVARLPVRTAVDAAERLRNAVAEPAGAISVTASIGIAVADAGATGYHRSRQLMQDLIRCADSAMYQAKQRGGNTVVVENISVLHGIDNH is encoded by the coding sequence ATGAGCGAGCGCAGCGAGCGAAGCATGAACGGTTACCTTCAGTTGCTTCGGGATTGGTGGCGCGACGGCGTCGACTATCGCTGGGTGGTGGACGCGCTCGCGTCCCGTTCGGCGCTCGGCGTGGTGAAATTCGCCATCGGACTGTGCGGATTGGCGACGCCGTTCATCAGTCTGCTGACGGTGACGTCGTCGGCGGGCCCGGAAAGCGTGCTCGGCCGAACGGTGTTGTGGTGCATTGTCGCGATGGCGGCGGTGTGGGTCGTGCGCTGGTGGTCGCTGCCGTGGCCGAGCCGAGTGGAATCGCTGACGTTGATCGCGATCGGCGATGTGTGTATCACGGTGGTCTGTGTGCTGAGCCCCGGTTATGTGGTCCGGTCGGTCGGGATGATGCTGTTGTTGATCGTCGGCATCTACGTCAGCGCCTTCCACAGCCCGCAGGTCCTCGCCGCTCATACCGCGTGGTCGCTGGTGTCGGCCGTCGTGCTGGCGGTTCCGCTGTTCGGGGTCGGTGACACGGCGTCGGCGGCGATCATGATTCTGGGCATGGTCGCGGCCACGGTGGTGCCGCCGGGGCTGCAGTTCTGCTACTGGGTACTACGGACCGACATGCTCTCGGACCCGTTGACGACGCTGTTGAGCAGGCGCGGCTTCGAGTATCACTCCGCGATGCTGGTCGGTTGCTCCGCCGCGGATCCGGTCTGCGTCATGATGGTCGATCTGGATCGCTTCAAAGTCGTCAACGACACCTTCGGGCACCATGCGGGCGACAAGGTGCTGGTGCGTACCGCCCAGCGGTTGCAGCACAGCGCGCCCGCGGGCAGCATCGTCTCCCGCCTCGGCGGCGAGGAGTTCGCGATCGTCGCTCGCCTGCCCGTGCGCACCGCGGTCGATGCGGCCGAGCGGTTGCGCAATGCCGTCGCCGAACCCGCGGGGGCGATTTCGGTTACCGCCAGCATCGGCATCGCCGTCGCCGACGCGGGCGCCACCGGCTATCACCGCAGCCGCCAGCTGATGCAGGACTTGATCCGGTGCGCCGACAGCGCGATGTATCAGGCGAAACAACGTGGTGGCAACACCGTCGTTGTCGAGAACATCAGCGTGCTGCATGGCATCGACAATCACTGA
- a CDS encoding alpha/beta fold hydrolase has product MRQRQHDSGSATSTATETADPPAIAGVRRSFVTARGVRFHLTEAGPTDGRPVLALHGWPQHHYAFRHLLADPPPGLRIIAPDLPGYGWSGPAPHRWAKDDVAADVLALLDELGLDRVLLVGHDWGGYIGHLLVLREPERFDGFLALNIAHPWQTPRTVLPHLWRFMVYQPPVAAFGKYLHQHTRLLDLVFAKAVENPAEFGPEVVRVYTDRFRDPVCARAATDTYRTFLLRELPRAGRHAETRRATIPIRALFGVDDGAVHHSLAAAETAQADDYTLERVANCGHFITEERPDLVRARLIALAAETAPA; this is encoded by the coding sequence ATGCGCCAGCGGCAACACGATTCCGGCTCAGCGACCTCGACAGCAACGGAAACGGCAGATCCCCCAGCGATCGCGGGCGTTCGCCGATCCTTCGTCACCGCGCGTGGCGTCCGCTTCCACCTGACCGAGGCCGGGCCCACGGACGGACGACCGGTGCTCGCGCTGCACGGATGGCCGCAACACCACTACGCCTTCCGTCACCTGCTGGCCGATCCGCCGCCGGGGCTGCGGATCATCGCGCCCGATCTGCCGGGCTACGGCTGGTCCGGTCCGGCGCCGCATCGCTGGGCCAAGGACGACGTGGCCGCCGATGTCCTCGCGCTGCTCGACGAACTCGGACTGGACCGAGTGCTGCTCGTCGGCCACGACTGGGGCGGCTACATCGGCCACCTGCTGGTACTGCGGGAGCCCGAGCGGTTCGACGGATTCCTGGCGTTGAACATCGCGCACCCGTGGCAGACGCCGCGCACCGTCCTGCCGCATCTGTGGCGGTTCATGGTCTATCAACCGCCGGTCGCCGCGTTCGGAAAGTACCTGCATCAGCACACTCGGCTGCTCGACCTGGTCTTCGCCAAGGCGGTCGAGAACCCCGCGGAATTCGGTCCGGAAGTGGTGCGCGTGTATACCGATCGCTTCCGCGACCCGGTCTGCGCTCGCGCCGCGACCGACACCTATCGCACCTTCCTGCTCCGCGAACTGCCCCGCGCGGGCCGCCACGCCGAGACCAGGCGCGCGACCATCCCGATCCGCGCCCTGTTCGGGGTGGACGACGGCGCCGTCCACCACTCGCTCGCCGCCGCCGAAACCGCGCAGGCCGACGATTACACCCTCGAGCGGGTGGCGAACTGCGGACATTTCATCACCGAGGAACGCCCCGATCTGGTCCGCGCCCGCCTGATCGCCCTCGCGGCCGAAACGGCCCCCGCCTGA
- a CDS encoding RtcB family protein: MFPVELRGTRAQTLMWADEHAVEQAALQQLRNIAALKWVHGVRVMPDVHLGKGATVGSVIAMQDAVSPAAVGVDIGCGMESVKTDLTAADLPDDLRSLRSRIEAAVPVGFHAHDDAVNVAELGSAVASLGASTATLRAGWDRFWGSFASLDEGVRARETKAHKQMGTLGGGNHFIEVCLDQDDAVWILLHSGSRNIGKELAERHMAVARKLPHNVDLPDRDLAVFLSGTPEMDAYRRDLSWAQEYAARNRAVMLALVCRAVRDEFAEREVRFEQPISCHHNYVAEELIDGIPMLVTRKGAVRAGAGDLALIPGSMGTRSYVVRGKGNPASFQSASHGAGRRMSRNAAKKQFTVADLVAQTEGVESRKDAGVVDEIPAAYKDIDEVIAAQRDLVDVVATLRQVLCVKG; this comes from the coding sequence ATGTTTCCCGTCGAGCTGCGCGGTACCCGGGCGCAGACGCTTATGTGGGCCGACGAGCACGCGGTCGAGCAGGCCGCGCTGCAGCAGCTGCGGAATATCGCCGCGCTGAAATGGGTCCACGGCGTCCGCGTCATGCCGGACGTGCACCTCGGCAAGGGTGCCACGGTCGGCTCGGTGATCGCGATGCAGGACGCGGTGTCCCCGGCCGCGGTCGGGGTGGACATCGGCTGCGGCATGGAGAGCGTCAAGACCGATCTCACCGCCGCGGATCTGCCGGACGACCTACGCTCGCTGCGGTCCCGGATCGAGGCCGCGGTGCCGGTCGGCTTCCACGCGCACGACGACGCGGTCAACGTCGCCGAGCTCGGCTCAGCGGTTGCCTCGCTCGGCGCGAGCACCGCGACGCTGCGGGCGGGCTGGGATCGTTTCTGGGGTTCGTTCGCCTCGCTTGACGAGGGCGTGCGCGCACGAGAGACCAAGGCGCACAAGCAGATGGGCACCCTCGGCGGCGGCAATCACTTCATCGAGGTCTGCCTCGACCAGGACGACGCGGTGTGGATCCTGCTGCATTCCGGCAGCCGCAATATCGGCAAGGAACTCGCCGAGCGGCACATGGCCGTGGCCAGGAAGCTGCCGCACAACGTCGACCTACCCGATCGCGATCTCGCCGTATTCCTTTCCGGCACACCGGAAATGGATGCCTACCGGCGCGACCTCAGCTGGGCGCAGGAGTACGCCGCACGCAATCGCGCGGTGATGCTCGCGCTGGTGTGCCGCGCGGTCCGCGACGAATTCGCCGAGCGCGAGGTACGTTTCGAGCAGCCGATCTCCTGCCACCACAATTATGTGGCCGAGGAGCTCATCGACGGCATCCCGATGCTGGTGACTCGCAAGGGTGCGGTCCGGGCGGGCGCGGGTGATCTCGCGCTGATTCCGGGTTCGATGGGCACCCGCTCCTATGTGGTGCGCGGCAAGGGAAATCCGGCCTCGTTCCAGTCGGCCTCGCACGGTGCGGGACGGCGGATGAGCCGCAATGCGGCGAAGAAGCAGTTCACCGTCGCCGACCTCGTCGCCCAGACCGAGGGCGTCGAATCGCGCAAGGACGCGGGCGTGGTGGACGAGATCCCGGCCGCCTACAAGGACATCGACGAGGTCATCGCCGCGCAGCGCGACCTGGTCGATGTCGTCGCGACACTGCGGCAGGTGCTCTGCGTCAAGGGCTGA
- a CDS encoding amidohydrolase family protein yields the protein MLTEGLTLTDHHCHGVVPRDLDRAGFERLLSEGPTGSFDSTIGLAVRRWCAPALDLPPHVGPDAYLTHRAELGWREVAVRLLRATGTTSWFLDTGFGGGTADFGSLTDGEVREVVRLEHVAEQVIAEVGAGKTVFDQIEARLRERARTAVGLKTIVGYRCGLDFPLRDRPPRAVIPERRLTDPDLLGWLVGLGARIGAEFGLPLQFHTGFGDTDLRLHRADPLLLTDFLRKTADTGLLVMLLHCWPFHRNAAYLAHAFGHVRMDVGLTVPYVGHRAQAVLAEALELAPFRSLCYSSDGYGLPELHFLGALWWRRGLGRLLDEWIADDLITTADAERLAAGIAHINAEDAYGRAKSISRPRTAGA from the coding sequence GTGCTGACCGAAGGCCTCACCCTCACCGATCACCATTGCCACGGTGTCGTCCCCCGCGATCTGGACCGGGCCGGGTTCGAGCGACTGCTCAGCGAGGGACCCACCGGCAGCTTCGATTCCACCATCGGCCTCGCCGTCCGGCGATGGTGCGCACCGGCACTCGATCTGCCGCCGCATGTCGGCCCGGACGCGTACCTGACCCACCGCGCCGAACTCGGCTGGCGCGAAGTCGCCGTCCGGCTGCTGCGCGCCACCGGTACCACCAGCTGGTTCCTCGACACCGGGTTCGGCGGTGGGACAGCGGATTTCGGTTCGCTGACCGACGGCGAGGTGCGCGAGGTCGTGCGGCTCGAACACGTCGCCGAACAGGTGATCGCCGAAGTGGGCGCGGGCAAGACGGTATTCGATCAGATCGAGGCCAGGCTGCGCGAGCGGGCCCGAACCGCCGTCGGGCTCAAGACCATCGTCGGCTACCGGTGCGGCCTGGACTTCCCGCTACGTGATCGACCGCCGCGCGCGGTGATTCCCGAGCGCCGCCTCACCGATCCGGACCTCCTGGGCTGGCTAGTGGGTCTCGGGGCCCGCATCGGCGCCGAATTCGGCCTGCCCCTGCAATTCCACACCGGCTTCGGCGACACCGATCTGCGGCTGCATCGCGCGGATCCCTTGCTGCTCACCGACTTTCTCCGGAAAACCGCGGACACCGGTCTCCTGGTGATGCTGCTGCACTGCTGGCCGTTCCATCGCAATGCCGCCTACCTGGCGCACGCCTTCGGGCATGTCCGAATGGATGTCGGACTCACCGTTCCCTATGTGGGACATCGCGCCCAAGCCGTGCTGGCCGAAGCGCTCGAGCTCGCGCCCTTCCGCTCGCTGTGTTACTCGTCGGACGGCTACGGCCTGCCGGAGCTGCACTTCCTCGGCGCCCTCTGGTGGCGGCGCGGGCTCGGCCGACTGCTCGACGAATGGATCGCCGATGACCTGATCACCACCGCCGACGCCGAACGCCTGGCCGCGGGTATCGCCCACATCAATGCCGAGGACGCTTATGGGCGGGCGAAGTCCATCAGCAGACCGCGCACGGCCGGAGCGTAG
- a CDS encoding glutamine synthetase family protein produces the protein MATMPERIPSDDDNSALIGRLDADIVALTFVDNAGITRVKTVPMRRLAQAARHGIGVSPCFETFGFDDVMAVGKYLGGPDGDLRLVPDLSMLTELACQPGWAWAPTDKYTQDGTRFAACQRGFAARQAESARRAGLRLSMAFETEWSVGRDDSADFTPAAYGPAYGMVRLGQVADYARELIAVLDRQGILVDQFHPEYAPGQLELSVQPSDPVGAADDAILVRHTIRQVSLQYGWRALLAPCLEPGGTGSGAHLHFSAQDDEGPLFATGDGPYGMRRTGEAFLAGVLRELPALVAVGAGNPASFLRLVPSRWAGIWQCWGRETREAALRFVTGVRGTEEWAANAEVKCFDATGNPYLIVGSVIAAGLAGVAEELRLPAEISGDPVTFDAEQLLISGVRRLPTGPAEAADRLADSAILAEAMGPELHDALLTVRRAEATRYSDTSPEELVALTRWRF, from the coding sequence ATGGCAACCATGCCGGAGCGCATACCGTCCGATGACGACAATTCGGCACTGATCGGCAGGCTGGATGCCGACATTGTCGCGTTGACGTTCGTCGACAACGCCGGGATCACCCGGGTGAAGACGGTGCCGATGCGGCGGCTCGCGCAGGCGGCGCGGCACGGGATCGGGGTGTCGCCGTGCTTCGAGACGTTCGGCTTCGACGATGTGATGGCGGTCGGAAAGTACCTCGGCGGACCCGACGGCGACCTGCGGCTGGTTCCTGACCTCTCGATGCTGACCGAACTCGCCTGTCAGCCGGGTTGGGCGTGGGCGCCCACCGACAAATACACCCAGGACGGCACCCGTTTCGCCGCCTGCCAGCGCGGATTCGCGGCCCGCCAGGCCGAGAGCGCGCGGCGAGCGGGGCTTCGACTGTCCATGGCATTCGAGACCGAATGGTCTGTTGGCCGGGACGACTCCGCCGACTTCACCCCGGCCGCCTATGGCCCCGCCTACGGCATGGTGCGACTCGGGCAGGTCGCCGACTACGCCAGGGAACTGATCGCCGTGCTGGACCGGCAGGGAATCCTCGTCGACCAGTTCCATCCGGAATACGCGCCAGGCCAGCTGGAACTGTCCGTCCAACCGTCCGATCCGGTCGGCGCCGCCGACGACGCGATACTGGTGCGGCACACCATCCGCCAGGTCAGCCTGCAGTACGGCTGGCGTGCGCTGCTTGCCCCCTGTCTCGAGCCCGGCGGCACCGGATCCGGTGCGCACCTGCACTTTTCCGCCCAAGACGACGAAGGTCCGCTGTTCGCCACCGGCGACGGCCCCTACGGCATGCGCCGGACCGGCGAGGCATTCCTGGCCGGCGTGCTGCGCGAACTGCCCGCACTGGTCGCCGTGGGTGCCGGCAATCCGGCGAGCTTCCTGCGGTTGGTCCCGTCCCGCTGGGCGGGCATCTGGCAATGCTGGGGCCGGGAAACCCGGGAGGCGGCATTGCGTTTCGTCACCGGCGTGCGCGGCACCGAAGAGTGGGCCGCCAATGCCGAGGTCAAATGCTTCGATGCGACCGGCAACCCCTATCTCATCGTGGGTTCGGTCATCGCCGCCGGGTTGGCCGGTGTCGCCGAGGAACTGCGGCTGCCCGCCGAAATCAGCGGCGACCCGGTCACCTTCGATGCCGAACAGCTGCTCATCTCTGGCGTGCGCAGGCTGCCGACCGGCCCCGCCGAGGCGGCCGACCGGCTGGCGGATTCCGCGATCTTGGCCGAGGCCATGGGGCCCGAACTGCACGACGCGCTGCTCACCGTGCGCCGCGCGGAGGCCACACGCTACTCGGACACCAGCCCGGAAGAGCTTGTCGCACTGACTCGTTGGCGGTTCTGA
- a CDS encoding ribokinase gives MAEKTDTPSIAVLGSINMDLVTITERRPVPGETVLGTGFATVPGGKGSNQAIAAQRAGGAVQFLGAVGDDVFAAELRRALTDSAVGVERLRTVDGPSGVAAIVVDSGGENSIIVVGGANARLTELTEEDLDVIAAADLLLCQLEIPIDTVTAAARHARANGTTVLLNPSPAQQLPAELWANVDVAVVNSGEAEQLGAALDPVAHVVVTRGADGAAYRGPDGAQLSQPSPRVDVVDTTGAGDSFTGALAAAWHRGPEWALTWAGTAGALATTKLGASTSIPTSEEISAALAAQ, from the coding sequence ATGGCCGAAAAGACGGACACGCCCTCGATCGCTGTGCTCGGCAGTATCAACATGGATCTGGTGACCATCACCGAGCGACGCCCGGTGCCCGGCGAGACGGTGCTCGGCACGGGCTTCGCGACGGTGCCCGGCGGCAAGGGGTCGAATCAGGCGATCGCCGCGCAGCGGGCCGGTGGCGCCGTGCAGTTCCTCGGCGCGGTCGGCGACGACGTGTTCGCCGCCGAACTACGGCGCGCGCTGACCGATTCGGCGGTCGGCGTCGAGCGACTGCGGACCGTCGACGGGCCGAGCGGCGTGGCCGCGATCGTGGTGGACAGCGGCGGTGAGAACAGCATCATCGTGGTCGGTGGTGCGAACGCCCGGCTGACCGAGCTCACCGAGGAAGACCTCGACGTGATCGCCGCCGCCGATCTGCTGTTGTGCCAGTTGGAGATTCCGATCGACACGGTAACGGCGGCCGCGCGGCACGCCCGCGCGAACGGCACCACGGTGCTGCTCAATCCGTCCCCGGCCCAACAGCTGCCCGCCGAACTGTGGGCGAATGTCGATGTGGCGGTGGTGAATTCGGGCGAGGCCGAACAGCTCGGCGCCGCCCTCGATCCGGTCGCCCATGTGGTCGTGACGCGCGGCGCGGACGGCGCCGCCTACCGAGGCCCGGACGGTGCGCAACTGTCCCAGCCGAGCCCCAGGGTCGACGTCGTCGACACCACCGGCGCGGGCGACAGCTTCACCGGTGCACTGGCCGCCGCCTGGCATCGCGGCCCGGAATGGGCGTTGACCTGGGCAGGCACCGCAGGCGCACTGGCTACCACCAAGCTCGGCGCAAGCACTTCGATTCCCACCAGCGAAGAAATCAGCGCCGCACTCGCGGCACAGTAG
- a CDS encoding glutamate-5-semialdehyde dehydrogenase: protein MTVGTTTGPDVREVVHDAARKARVASRVLAQLTTARKNAALHAAADALLAAADTVLEANAEDLAEAQAAGTEESLLDRLRLTKARIDGIASGLRQVAALPDPVGDVVRGSTLPNGLEIRQVRVPLGVVGMVYEARPNVTVDAFGLALKSGNAALLRGSSSAAHSNAALVAVLRESLVAQDIPADAVQLLPSADRSSVTHLIQARGLVDVVIPRGGAGLISAVVRDATVPTIETGTGNCHVYVHAAADLDMAEQILLNAKTRRPSVCNAAETVLIDDAIATTAVPRLIEALERHGVTVHGDLPGLVPANSKDWGEEYLTLDIALKVVDGLDAAIEHINTWGTGHTEAIVTAELAAAREFTSRVDAAAVMVNASTAFTDGEQFGFGAEIGISTQKLHARGPMALPELTSTKWIVWGDGQIRPV from the coding sequence ATGACGGTAGGAACGACGACCGGGCCCGATGTCCGCGAGGTGGTGCACGATGCCGCGCGCAAGGCTCGCGTCGCGTCGCGGGTGCTGGCCCAGCTGACCACCGCGCGGAAGAACGCCGCACTGCACGCCGCCGCCGACGCGCTCCTCGCCGCGGCGGACACGGTGCTCGAGGCCAACGCCGAGGATCTCGCCGAGGCGCAGGCCGCGGGTACCGAGGAGTCGCTGTTGGATCGGCTCCGGCTGACCAAGGCGCGCATCGACGGCATCGCCTCCGGCCTGCGTCAGGTGGCCGCGCTGCCCGATCCGGTCGGTGACGTGGTGCGCGGCTCGACGCTGCCGAACGGCCTGGAAATCCGCCAGGTCCGGGTGCCGCTCGGGGTGGTCGGCATGGTCTACGAGGCCCGGCCGAACGTCACCGTGGACGCCTTCGGGTTGGCGCTCAAATCCGGCAACGCGGCCCTGCTGCGCGGTTCATCCTCGGCCGCGCACTCGAATGCGGCGTTGGTCGCGGTGCTGCGGGAATCGCTTGTCGCGCAGGACATCCCGGCCGACGCCGTGCAGCTGCTGCCGAGCGCGGACCGCTCCAGCGTCACCCACCTGATCCAGGCTCGCGGACTGGTCGACGTGGTCATCCCGCGCGGTGGCGCCGGTCTGATCAGCGCCGTCGTCCGCGACGCCACCGTGCCGACCATCGAGACCGGTACCGGCAACTGCCACGTCTACGTGCACGCCGCCGCCGACCTGGACATGGCCGAGCAGATCCTGCTCAATGCCAAGACCCGCCGCCCCAGCGTCTGCAATGCCGCCGAGACGGTGCTCATCGATGACGCGATCGCCACCACCGCGGTGCCCCGGCTGATCGAGGCGCTGGAACGCCACGGCGTCACCGTGCACGGCGACCTGCCCGGCCTGGTGCCCGCGAACAGCAAGGACTGGGGCGAGGAGTATCTCACCCTCGATATCGCGCTCAAGGTGGTCGACGGCCTGGACGCGGCCATCGAGCACATCAACACCTGGGGCACCGGGCACACCGAGGCCATCGTCACCGCCGAACTGGCCGCCGCCCGCGAATTCACCAGCCGGGTCGACGCCGCGGCGGTCATGGTGAATGCTTCTACCGCGTTCACCGACGGCGAGCAGTTCGGGTTTGGTGCCGAGATCGGCATCTCCACCCAGAAGCTGCACGCCCGCGGCCCCATGGCGCTACCGGAACTGACCTCCACCAAGTGGATCGTGTGGGGCGACGGCCAGATTCGGCCCGTATAG
- a CDS encoding AAA family ATPase, translating into MPLDSEEGLHVAPIPEAPQEPIFASVDDVIDQLAGTGYLADKATATSVFLADRLGKPLLVEGPAGVGKTELARAVAQTSGAELVRLQCYEGVDEARALYEWNHAKQILRIQASSENAWEETKADVFTEEFLLSRPLLTAIRRSDPTVLLIDETDKADVEIEGLLLEVLSDFAVTVPELGTITASRKPFVVLTSNATRELSEALKRRCLYLHLDFPDEELERRILASRVPELSAAVAAQLVRIVHVLRGMQLKKLPSVAESIDWGRTLLALGMHDLDDSAVRATLGVVLKHQSDHQRALAELKLA; encoded by the coding sequence ATGCCACTCGATTCCGAGGAAGGACTGCACGTGGCCCCCATTCCCGAGGCGCCCCAGGAGCCGATCTTCGCGTCGGTCGACGATGTGATCGATCAGCTGGCCGGCACGGGCTATCTCGCCGACAAGGCCACTGCCACCTCGGTGTTCCTCGCCGACCGGCTCGGCAAGCCACTGCTCGTCGAGGGTCCGGCCGGCGTCGGCAAGACCGAGCTGGCGCGCGCGGTCGCGCAGACCTCCGGCGCCGAACTGGTCCGTCTGCAGTGCTACGAGGGTGTCGACGAGGCTCGCGCTTTGTACGAGTGGAACCACGCCAAGCAGATCCTGCGGATCCAGGCGTCCAGTGAGAACGCCTGGGAAGAAACCAAGGCCGACGTCTTCACCGAGGAATTTCTGCTGTCGCGGCCGCTGCTCACCGCGATCCGGCGCAGCGATCCGACGGTGCTGCTGATCGACGAGACCGACAAGGCCGACGTCGAAATCGAGGGTCTGCTGCTCGAGGTGCTCAGCGATTTCGCGGTGACCGTCCCGGAGCTGGGTACCATCACCGCGAGTCGCAAGCCGTTCGTCGTGCTGACCTCCAACGCCACCCGCGAGCTATCCGAGGCGCTCAAGCGCCGCTGCCTCTACCTGCACCTGGACTTCCCGGACGAGGAGTTGGAGCGGCGCATCCTGGCCAGCCGGGTGCCGGAGCTGTCCGCCGCCGTCGCCGCCCAGCTGGTGCGGATCGTGCACGTGCTGCGCGGCATGCAGCTGAAGAAGCTGCCCTCGGTGGCCGAGTCGATCGACTGGGGTCGCACGCTGCTCGCGCTCGGCATGCACGACCTGGACGACAGCGCGGTGCGCGCCACGCTCGGCGTCGTGCTCAAGCATCAGAGCGATCACCAGCGCGCACTGGCCGAGCTGAAGCTGGCCTGA
- a CDS encoding vWA domain-containing protein — MAARSLPAPGVELTAPHGLPGHLVGFVEALRERGIPVGPSETVDAGRVVTVLDLLDREVLREGLACALLRRTTHRATFDGLFDLWFPITVGERTAGRDEVEIPRTPTGEVDIAALRELLAELLTEEASDARLEALAAQLVEQLGQYQSASGPSFSAYQALKDVQPQTLLAKILAGLAAGPDVSAFDTEVARRTARGRIDQFRASVEAETRRRVAERIGRERVASYGVPRQSEDIDFLRASESELAAMRRSTQQLARILASRLAVRRRHSRRGEIDLRKTLRKSMSTGGVPIDLVNRKPRPGRPELVLLCDVSGSVAGFSNFTLLLVNALREQFSRVRIFAFVDQTDEVTQFFDPRTQLDKAMARIFTEARVVGMDGHSDYGNALAGFARDFPDAVTARSSLLILGDARTNYRDPELETLRSLVRTAKHAHWLNPEMRTNWGSGDSAADKYRQVIEMHECRSASQLTAVVSRLLPV; from the coding sequence ATGGCCGCGCGATCGCTGCCCGCGCCCGGCGTGGAACTGACCGCGCCGCACGGGCTGCCCGGGCATCTCGTCGGGTTCGTCGAAGCGCTGCGTGAGCGCGGCATTCCGGTGGGTCCGTCGGAAACCGTGGACGCGGGCCGGGTGGTGACCGTGCTCGACCTGCTGGACCGCGAGGTGCTGCGCGAGGGCCTGGCGTGTGCGCTGCTGCGCCGGACCACGCATCGCGCGACGTTCGACGGACTGTTCGATCTGTGGTTCCCGATCACGGTAGGGGAGCGCACCGCCGGACGTGACGAAGTGGAGATTCCCAGGACACCTACGGGCGAAGTGGACATCGCGGCGCTGCGGGAATTGCTCGCGGAACTGTTGACCGAGGAAGCCTCCGACGCGCGTTTGGAGGCATTGGCTGCCCAGCTGGTCGAGCAACTCGGCCAGTATCAGTCGGCGAGTGGGCCGTCGTTCTCGGCCTATCAGGCGTTGAAAGATGTTCAGCCGCAGACGTTGCTGGCCAAGATCCTGGCCGGGCTCGCGGCCGGGCCGGATGTCAGCGCATTCGACACCGAGGTCGCCCGGCGGACCGCGCGCGGGCGCATCGATCAGTTCCGGGCCTCCGTGGAAGCGGAAACGCGGCGGCGGGTGGCCGAGCGGATCGGACGCGAACGCGTCGCCAGCTATGGCGTACCGCGCCAATCCGAAGACATCGACTTCCTGCGCGCCTCCGAGTCCGAGCTGGCCGCGATGCGGCGCAGCACCCAGCAGTTGGCGCGCATCCTGGCCTCGCGGCTTGCCGTGCGGCGCAGACATTCCCGGCGTGGCGAGATCGATTTGCGGAAGACGCTGCGCAAGTCGATGTCGACCGGTGGCGTGCCCATCGACCTGGTGAACCGCAAGCCTCGGCCCGGGCGCCCGGAGCTCGTCCTGCTGTGCGACGTGTCCGGCTCGGTGGCAGGCTTCAGCAACTTCACCCTGCTGCTGGTCAACGCGCTGCGCGAACAGTTCTCGCGGGTGCGGATTTTCGCGTTCGTCGACCAGACCGATGAGGTGACCCAGTTCTTCGATCCGCGCACGCAGTTGGACAAGGCGATGGCCCGGATCTTCACCGAGGCACGCGTTGTCGGCATGGACGGGCACTCCGATTACGGCAACGCGCTGGCCGGATTCGCCAGAGACTTTCCAGATGCCGTCACCGCCCGCAGCTCACTGCTGATTCTCGGCGACGCGCGCACCAATTACCGTGACCCCGAACTGGAGACGCTGCGATCGCTGGTGCGTACCGCCAAGCACGCGCACTGGCTCAATCCGGAGATGCGAACCAATTGGGGTTCGGGCGATTCCGCCGCCGACAAGTACCGGCAGGTGATCGAGATGCACGAATGCCGCTCGGCCAGTCAGCTGACGGCCGTGGTGTCGCGCCTGCTTCCGGTGTGA